One Gloeothece verrucosa PCC 7822 DNA window includes the following coding sequences:
- a CDS encoding Uma2 family endonuclease: MYQTDPPRPPKETLPTMYDLKSEDPEEPGLPDEFHDLQPELLRRTFQPTNYSPDEIFLGSDLNLYYDVRHTQWYKRPDWFAVLGVSRLYEQRDLRLSYVIWQEGVNPFIVVELLSPGTEQEDLGQTLREVNQPPTKWQVYEQILRIPYYIVFNRYTDQLQIFGLITNHYQPLTLEEGRLWIEEIQLGIGLWFGNYQGFERIWLRWYDSQGNWVLTPEEEEYQRAESERQRAESERQRAETERQRAETEHQRAEEISRQLEQERQRAANMAEYLRSLGIDPNNLPQ; encoded by the coding sequence ATGTATCAGACTGATCCACCCCGGCCTCCAAAAGAGACTCTACCTACCATGTATGATCTCAAAAGCGAAGATCCAGAGGAACCCGGCTTGCCAGACGAATTTCATGATTTACAACCCGAATTATTGCGACGGACGTTTCAACCTACCAATTATTCCCCAGATGAAATATTTCTCGGCAGTGATTTAAATCTTTATTATGATGTCCGTCATACCCAATGGTATAAACGGCCAGACTGGTTTGCAGTTTTAGGAGTCTCTCGTCTTTATGAACAGCGAGACTTACGCCTCAGTTATGTCATCTGGCAAGAAGGCGTTAACCCCTTTATCGTGGTCGAATTACTCTCACCCGGCACAGAACAAGAAGACTTAGGGCAAACCCTGCGAGAAGTGAATCAACCGCCCACAAAATGGCAGGTTTACGAACAAATCTTGCGAATTCCTTATTATATTGTTTTTAATCGTTATACTGATCAATTACAGATTTTTGGCTTAATCACTAACCATTATCAACCTCTAACTTTAGAAGAAGGTCGCTTATGGATAGAGGAGATTCAACTGGGAATCGGATTATGGTTTGGGAATTACCAAGGATTTGAACGAATTTGGCTGCGCTGGTATGATAGCCAAGGAAACTGGGTACTAACCCCAGAAGAAGAGGAATATCAACGCGCTGAAAGCGAACGCCAACGCGCTGAAAGCGAACGCCAACGCGCTGAAACTGAACGCCAACGCGCTGAAACTGAACACCAACGCGCTGAGGAGATAAGCAGGCAATTAGAACAGGAACGTCAACGGGCGGCTAA